Proteins from one Mercurialis annua linkage group LG7, ddMerAnnu1.2, whole genome shotgun sequence genomic window:
- the LOC126657239 gene encoding probable aspartic proteinase GIP2, with protein sequence MASLIHFFLISSLIFFISPSTSKPLPFHPKSLVLPITKDKWSLQYTTQISQRTPLVAVKLTVDLGGRFMWADCENGYFSSSFKPVRCSSPICSLSNSASCYSECHASPKSPECLSGTCQHLPDNRIAFVSGVGDIRQDVVSFQSVNGQNVSVRDFPFVCSPASVLENLADGVTGMAGLGRSNISIPAYSSSVFGFSKKFAMCLSSSTKSNGVVVLGDGPTYPNLTYTPLILNPESTAASLYAGEPSADYFIDLKSIRLDGKEIKFNKTLLSILPDGSGGTVLSTLHPYTSLHSAIYKAIFKAFAKKLSLYVKAEPRMPVPFEACYITLSLENFARDMPPIDLVLGSVDGKKDVIWRISGENSMVAINSYTMCFAFVDGGTELGRTHVIIGGRQLEDNFLQFDIANSRLGFSGNQCFENRTGPAGRTGLTGNRLPVRSGLW encoded by the coding sequence ATGGCTTCCTTAATTCATTTCTTCCTCATTTCTTCTCTAATCTTCTTCATTTCTCCGTCAACTTCCAAACCACTTCCTTTTCATCCAAAATCTTTAGTCCTTCCGATCACCAAAGACAAATGGAGCCTTCAATACACCACCCAGATCAGCCAAAGAACACCGCTCGTCGCCGTCAAATTAACCGTCGATCTCGGCGGAAGATTCATGTGGGCTGATTGCGAAAATGGCTATTTCTCCTCCTCGTTTAAACCAGTCAGGTGTAGCTCTCCTATTTGCTCACTCTCCAACTCAGCCTCGTGTTATTCTGAGTGCCATGCAAGCCCTAAATCGCCCGAGTGCCTCAGCGGCACTTGCCAACATCTTCCCGACAACAGAATTGCATTCGTCAGCGGCGTCGGTGACATTCGTCAAGATGTCGTTTCTTTTCAGTCTGTTAACGGACAAAACGTTTCGGTACGGGATTTTCCTTTTGTTTGCAGTCCAGCGTCCGTTTTAGAAAATCTCGCCGACGGCGTTACTGGCATGGCCGGACTCGGCAGAAGTAACATTTCTATTCCGGCATACTCTTCTTCTGTTTTTGGTTTCTCCAAAAAATTCGCCATGTGCCTCAGCTCCTCCACCAAATCAAACGGCGTCGTAGTTCTCGGCGACGGACCAACTTATCCTAATCTCACCTACACTCCGCTTATTTTAAACCCAGAGAGTACCGCAGCTTCACTCTACGCCGGAGAACCATCCGCCGACTACTTCATTGATCTGAAATCCATCAGACTCGAcggaaaagaaattaaatttaacaaaaCCCTACTCTCCATTTTACCGGACGGCAGCGGCGGAACAGTGCTGAGCACGCTTCATCCCTACACTTCGTTACATTCTGCTATTTATAAAGCTATTTTCAAAGCTTTTGCCAAGAAGCTGAGCTTATACGTTAAAGCTGAGCCAAGAATGCCGGTTCCGTTTGAAGCTTGCTATATAACACTCAGCCTTGAAAATTTCGCTCGGGACATGCCTCCCATCGATCTCGTGCTGGGCAGTGTGGACGGTAAAAAAGATGTGATATGGAGAATCTCCGGCGAAAATTCTATGGTGGCGATCAATAGCTACACGATGTGTTTTGCATTTGTTGACGGTGGAACAGAATTAGGAAGAACTCACGTTATAATCGGCGGGCGTCAACTAGAAGATAACTTTTTGCAGTTTGATATTGCAAATTCAAGACTTGGGTTTAGTGGTAatcaatgttttgaaaaccggaccggaccggccggtcggaccggattAACCGGGAACCGGCTGCCTGTCCGGTCCGGTTTATGGTGA